One region of Quercus lobata isolate SW786 chromosome 2, ValleyOak3.0 Primary Assembly, whole genome shotgun sequence genomic DNA includes:
- the LOC115975949 gene encoding protein PTST, chloroplastic, with translation MEIGSARCCLDKQVSWFSRNLRTLGWENIDKLPYNVAAWKLRMGYPRLMYLHQSSMGKHPMAHVFWRRYSIPVSLEESSSLKSKNYSSNADATELPENLLAQPLSRDELKSLLADSERTRLIRKLSEANQQNRFLKRQLHVKEDALVNFKSKLAVLELEVQALVTLAEEIAKSVTPVGSRKINGKYIQSHLLSRLEAVCEKLNEQIKDVDAARSKEVPLFWIGMAESVQVMGTFDGWSQGEHLSPEYTGSFTKFSTTLMLRPGRYEIKFLVDGEWHLSPEYPTIGEGLMENNLLIVE, from the exons ATGGAGATAGGTTCTGCAAG GTGTTGCCTTGACAAACAAGTGTCCTGGTTCTCAAGGAATTTAAGAACATTAGGTTGGGAAAATATTGACAAACTTCCATATAATGTGGCTGCTTGGAAGTTAAGGATGGGCTACCCAAGGTTGATGTATTTGCATCAATCTTCTATGGGAAAGCATCCCATGGCCCATGTGTTCTGGAGAAGATATTCCATACCTGTTAGTTTGGAGGAATCATCATCACTAAAGTCGAAGAATTATTCTAGTAATGCTGATGCAACTGAGTTGCCAGAGAATCTTCTTGCTCAACCACTAAGCAGGGATGAG TTAAAGTCGCTGCTGGCTGATTCTGAAAGAACGAGGCTCATTAGAAAACTAAGTGAAGCCAATCAACAAAACCGCTTTCTCAAACGACAG TTACATGTAAAGGAGGATGCATTAGTTAATTTCAAAAGCAAACTTGCTGTCTTGGAACTTGAAGTTCAG GCTTTGGTCACACTCGCAGAAGAAATAGCAAAATCTGTCACTCCAGTAGGTTCAAGAAAGATCAATGGCAAATACATTCAATCTCATCTTCTTTCCCGATTAGAAG CTGTATGTGAAAAGCTGAATGAACAGATAAAAGATGTGGATGCTGCACGATCCAAAGAGGTTCCCTTGTTCTGGATTGGCATGGCAGAG AGTGTGCAAGTAATGGGAACCTTTGATGGATGGAGTCAAGGAGAGCACTTATCGCCAGAATACACCGGTTCTTTCACGAAGTTCTCAACAACATTAATGCTTAGGCCTGGAAG GTACGAAATCAAGTTCTTGGTGGATGGAGAGTGGCATCTATCCCCAGAATATCCTACCATTGGAGAGGGACTAATGGAAAATAACTTGCTAATTGTGGAATAA